The Anaerolineales bacterium genome contains the following window.
GCAAGCCGAAGGCAGCGTTCCAGATCCCATCCTTGGAGGTAGCCGTAGATGAAACCTGCATCGAAGGAGTCGCCGGCGCCGATGCTGTCCACCAGCCGCACTGAAAGGGAGGCGACTCGCGCAAGATGCCCGCTTTGGATCCCCAAGGCGCCTTCGGCGCCGAGTTTGACGGCCACGATCCCAGCCCGCGCGCCAAGGTCGAGCGCCGCTCGTGCAAGATCCGCCTGGCGTGTGATGGCGAGCGCCTCGGCCGCGTTCGGTAGAAAGACATCGGTGACCTGGAGAAGGTCGTGAACCCC
Protein-coding sequences here:
- a CDS encoding PfkB family carbohydrate kinase — encoded protein: GVHDLLQVTDVFLPNAAEALAITRQADLARAALDLGARAGIVAVKLGAEGALGIQSGHLARVASLSVRLVDSIGAGDSFDAGFIYGYLQGWDLERCLRLAAVCGALSTQAAGGTDAQPTLEASLRLM